In Marinimicrobium koreense, a single genomic region encodes these proteins:
- a CDS encoding UPF0149 family protein, with protein MTTEPEITPLSYEQLSELLQPLGILINPAELQGLLCGKFCGGAKPDETEWLLEAVEELDFTQAPDESVRNALTQVYRDTRAQLTGNGFALQPLLPKDEREITLRVQCLGQWCHGFLVGFGSAGHAGDTNLSDEAREALEDLAAIAQVELDDEESAREAENDYVEVVEYVRMAALSLFMEFGARALVDANVPGAEATQTPSADEPPTLH; from the coding sequence ATGACGACCGAACCCGAAATAACCCCCCTGAGTTATGAACAATTGAGCGAGCTGTTACAGCCGCTGGGTATTCTGATCAACCCGGCGGAATTGCAGGGGCTGTTGTGCGGGAAGTTCTGTGGTGGGGCCAAACCGGATGAAACCGAATGGTTGCTTGAGGCGGTGGAAGAGCTGGACTTTACCCAGGCGCCGGACGAGTCGGTCCGCAATGCGCTGACCCAAGTGTACCGGGATACCCGGGCGCAACTGACCGGCAACGGCTTTGCGCTGCAACCGCTGCTGCCCAAAGATGAGCGGGAAATCACCCTGCGGGTGCAGTGCCTCGGGCAGTGGTGTCACGGTTTTCTGGTGGGCTTTGGCAGCGCTGGGCACGCCGGCGACACTAACCTTTCGGACGAAGCCCGCGAGGCACTGGAAGATCTGGCGGCCATTGCCCAGGTGGAGCTGGACGATGAAGAGTCCGCCCGTGAAGCCGAGAACGATTACGTCGAAGTGGTGGAATATGTGCGCATGGCCGCGCTGTCGCTGTTTATGGAGTTTGGCGCGCGGGCGCTGGTGGATGCCAATGTGCCCGGTGCCGAGGCGACCCAGACCCCATCGGCGGATGAACCCCCGACCCTGCATTGA
- a CDS encoding 5-formyltetrahydrofolate cyclo-ligase — protein MSTISEFPAPDKKQLRQRLRARRNGLTAQEHRDAAHAVARQISRTAEFIRSRRIAVYWPNDGEIDPTPIVERAWQLGKQCYLPVLHPIQPRRLWFVLWQRDTPLYPNRYGIPEPNPYREPRLAAPFLNLVLLPLVGFDANGGRLGMGGGFYDRTFAFKAGDGHIPGYGPDLFGLAHACQEVPALPIEPWDISLTAVVTDRGVVR, from the coding sequence TTGAGCACGATTTCCGAATTTCCCGCACCGGACAAGAAACAACTGCGCCAACGATTGCGCGCCCGCCGCAATGGCCTGACGGCCCAGGAACACCGGGACGCCGCCCACGCAGTGGCGCGTCAGATAAGTCGCACCGCGGAATTCATTCGCAGTCGGCGGATCGCTGTGTACTGGCCCAATGACGGCGAGATTGATCCCACCCCCATTGTGGAGCGAGCCTGGCAGTTGGGTAAGCAGTGCTACCTGCCCGTCTTACACCCCATTCAACCAAGGCGACTCTGGTTTGTGCTCTGGCAGCGCGACACCCCGCTCTACCCCAACCGCTATGGTATTCCGGAACCGAATCCCTACCGGGAACCGCGCCTGGCGGCACCCTTTCTGAATCTGGTATTGCTACCCTTGGTGGGCTTCGATGCGAACGGAGGGCGACTGGGCATGGGCGGCGGTTTCTACGATCGGACCTTCGCGTTCAAGGCCGGTGACGGTCACATCCCCGGGTACGGCCCGGACCTGTTTGGCCTGGCACACGCCTGTCAGGAAGTACCCGCGCTGCCGATTGAACCATGGGATATTTCCCTGACAGCGGTGGTAACCGATCGGGGTGTTGTTCGATAA
- a CDS encoding UbiH/UbiF/VisC/COQ6 family ubiquinone biosynthesis hydroxylase: protein MSETTYDVIVVGAGQVGATLALKLAPLLAARGLRLALVEASDAEPAVYRGEQFDPRVVALTPASRRIYEQLGLWRHIEAERACPYRDMLVWDGEASGRIGFHADELNCDHLGHIVENSVLVRHLRQALTYQSTVEWFRPSAVATLKQRDDGAASVGLDTGHTLVAPLVIAADGAHSRVRELAGFNIREWPYEQRAIVTTVRTERPHGQTARQRFMRTGPLAFLPLRCHWGEADAGEHPWDEHYSSIVWSADSALADELLALDDAAFCDRLGRDFEYTLGAVTGTDRRHGIPLYQRHARDYIRPGIALVGDAAHSIHPLAGQGVNLGLKDVQALYQEIERALTRGLPLSEPSILRRYQRQRLGDNLGMMATMEGFKRLFGSRSPAWIALRNSGLRRVDNLPLIKNTLAQKAMGV from the coding sequence ATGAGTGAAACCACGTACGATGTCATTGTCGTCGGTGCGGGGCAGGTCGGGGCCACCCTGGCACTGAAACTGGCGCCCCTGCTGGCGGCCCGTGGCCTGCGCCTGGCGCTGGTGGAAGCCAGCGACGCCGAGCCGGCCGTGTATCGGGGGGAGCAGTTCGATCCCCGGGTGGTGGCGCTGACGCCGGCGTCCCGCCGAATCTATGAGCAGTTGGGCCTATGGCGGCACATAGAGGCCGAACGGGCCTGCCCCTACCGGGATATGTTGGTGTGGGATGGTGAGGCCAGCGGGCGCATCGGTTTTCACGCGGATGAGCTCAACTGCGACCATCTGGGCCACATTGTGGAAAATAGCGTTCTGGTGCGCCACCTGCGTCAGGCCTTGACCTACCAGTCCACGGTCGAGTGGTTCCGGCCGTCGGCGGTGGCGACCCTTAAGCAGCGCGATGACGGGGCTGCATCGGTCGGCCTCGATACCGGGCACACGCTGGTTGCGCCTTTGGTGATTGCCGCCGATGGAGCTCACTCCCGGGTGCGGGAGCTGGCGGGTTTCAATATCCGGGAGTGGCCCTATGAACAGAGGGCCATTGTCACCACCGTGCGGACCGAGCGGCCCCACGGCCAGACGGCCCGCCAGCGCTTTATGCGCACCGGGCCCCTGGCGTTCCTGCCCCTGCGCTGCCACTGGGGTGAGGCGGATGCCGGTGAACACCCCTGGGATGAGCACTACAGCTCCATCGTCTGGTCCGCCGACTCGGCTCTGGCCGACGAGTTGCTGGCCCTGGACGACGCGGCATTCTGCGACCGCCTCGGACGGGACTTCGAGTACACTCTGGGGGCGGTCACCGGTACGGATCGCCGCCACGGTATTCCGCTCTACCAGCGCCACGCCCGGGATTACATCCGCCCGGGCATCGCCCTGGTCGGCGATGCGGCGCACAGTATTCACCCCCTGGCCGGTCAGGGGGTGAATCTGGGGCTGAAGGATGTGCAGGCCCTGTATCAGGAAATTGAACGGGCGTTGACTCGCGGCCTGCCGCTGTCGGAGCCCTCGATACTGCGCCGTTATCAACGCCAACGCCTGGGGGACAACCTGGGCATGATGGCGACCATGGAAGGTTTCAAACGACTCTTCGGCAGTCGCTCTCCCGCCTGGATCGCCCTGCGCAATAGTGGGCTCCGGCGGGTGGACAATCTGCCACTGATCAAAAACACGCTTGCTCAAAAAGCCATGGGAGTATGA
- a CDS encoding NUDIX hydrolase, with translation MSPPNDKGDCVTDRIGGWQRKSTRCVYENPWIKVSHEEVITPAGTDGIYGVVHFKNTAVGVVPIDEEGNTWLVRQTRYTMGEYTWEIPEGGCPRDEDPLSAAKRELQEEVGLSAQHWEMLQELQLSNSVTDETAIIYVARDLQTVEQSLDDSEDIEVKKLPLTDAIAMVDRGEITDAISVAALLRLARWY, from the coding sequence ATGTCTCCCCCAAATGATAAAGGTGATTGTGTGACTGATAGGATCGGCGGCTGGCAGCGCAAGTCGACGCGCTGCGTGTATGAAAACCCCTGGATTAAAGTGTCCCACGAGGAGGTGATCACTCCGGCTGGTACGGATGGCATTTATGGCGTGGTGCATTTCAAAAATACCGCGGTCGGAGTGGTCCCGATTGATGAAGAAGGCAACACCTGGCTGGTGCGTCAGACCCGTTACACCATGGGTGAATATACCTGGGAAATCCCGGAAGGCGGTTGTCCCCGCGATGAAGACCCATTGAGTGCCGCCAAGCGTGAGTTGCAGGAAGAGGTGGGGCTCTCGGCCCAACACTGGGAGATGTTGCAGGAGCTGCAGTTGTCCAATTCGGTCACCGACGAAACCGCGATCATTTACGTGGCCCGGGATCTGCAAACCGTCGAGCAGAGTCTGGATGATAGCGAAGATATTGAAGTGAAAAAGTTACCGCTGACCGACGCCATCGCCATGGTAGATCGCGGCGAAATCACCGATGCGATTTCGGTCGCTGCGTTATTGCGTTTGGCTCGGTGGTACTAA
- the ilvA gene encoding threonine ammonia-lyase, biosynthetic has product MVTSLLWMRALYAMDASGSQIVYHGGLPSHTALVQYTPMPDSYIKRILNARIYDLAVETPLDPAPLLSQRTGNQVLLKREDLQPVFSFKIRGAYNKLLQLSPEQKAKGVIAASAGNHAQGLAMGAHHLGIKATIVMPRTTPPIKVDAVRARGGKVVLHGDSYDEASAHAKKLVEEKGMTYIHPFDDPDVIAGQGTVAMEILRQYPGHIDAIFVAVGGGGLCAGVAAYVKYVRPDVKVIAVESDESASLKAAMEKKRRVTLPQVGIFADGVAVAQIGKETFRVIRKTIDGVITVNTDEICAGIKDIFEDTRSIAEPAGAISVAGMKKYVAENGITGQTFVAIDCGANINFDRLRYISERTEIGEQREAILAVTIPERPGAYKEFCKALGKRNITEFNYRYADSQEAKIFVGIQVGSGGHDRAELVSELREQGYDLVDMTDNEVAKMHIRHMVGGHAPNVGDEMVFRFEFPERPGALLAFLNRVAGHWNISMFHYRNHGAAYGRVLIGMQVPKKERAQVRKFLDEINYPYWDETDNEAYQFFLS; this is encoded by the coding sequence ATGGTCACCTCGCTGTTGTGGATGCGCGCATTATACGCGATGGATGCCAGCGGTTCGCAAATTGTTTACCATGGGGGTTTGCCGTCTCACACAGCTTTGGTGCAATACACTCCTATGCCCGATTCCTACATCAAACGTATCCTCAATGCCCGCATCTACGACCTCGCCGTCGAGACGCCACTCGATCCGGCGCCGCTGTTGTCCCAGCGCACCGGCAATCAGGTGTTGCTCAAGCGCGAGGACCTGCAGCCGGTGTTCTCCTTCAAAATCCGGGGCGCCTACAACAAGTTGCTGCAACTGAGCCCGGAGCAGAAGGCGAAGGGCGTGATTGCGGCCTCGGCGGGCAACCACGCCCAGGGGCTGGCGATGGGTGCACATCATCTGGGCATCAAGGCCACCATTGTGATGCCGCGTACCACGCCGCCGATCAAGGTGGACGCTGTGCGCGCCCGTGGGGGCAAGGTGGTCCTGCATGGGGACAGCTACGATGAAGCTTCGGCCCACGCCAAAAAACTGGTGGAAGAAAAGGGCATGACCTATATCCACCCGTTCGACGATCCGGACGTGATTGCCGGCCAGGGCACGGTGGCGATGGAGATTCTGCGCCAGTACCCGGGCCATATCGATGCAATCTTTGTCGCCGTCGGTGGGGGTGGTCTCTGCGCCGGTGTGGCGGCCTACGTGAAATACGTGCGCCCGGATGTGAAAGTCATTGCGGTGGAGTCCGATGAATCCGCCTCGCTCAAGGCCGCGATGGAGAAAAAGCGGCGGGTGACTCTGCCCCAGGTGGGCATCTTTGCCGATGGGGTGGCGGTGGCCCAGATCGGCAAGGAAACCTTCCGGGTGATCCGCAAGACCATTGACGGGGTGATCACCGTCAATACCGATGAAATCTGTGCCGGTATCAAGGACATTTTTGAAGACACCCGCTCCATCGCCGAGCCCGCCGGCGCCATCAGCGTGGCGGGCATGAAAAAGTATGTGGCGGAGAACGGCATTACCGGTCAGACCTTCGTTGCCATCGATTGCGGGGCGAACATCAACTTCGACCGGTTGCGCTACATTTCCGAGCGCACGGAAATTGGTGAGCAGCGAGAGGCCATTCTGGCGGTCACCATTCCGGAGCGCCCGGGTGCCTATAAAGAGTTCTGTAAGGCACTGGGTAAGCGCAATATCACCGAGTTCAATTACCGCTACGCGGATAGCCAGGAGGCGAAAATCTTTGTCGGCATCCAGGTGGGCAGCGGCGGCCACGACCGCGCCGAGCTGGTGTCCGAATTGCGCGAGCAGGGCTATGACCTGGTGGATATGACCGACAACGAAGTGGCCAAGATGCATATCCGCCACATGGTCGGCGGGCACGCGCCGAACGTGGGGGATGAAATGGTATTCCGCTTCGAGTTCCCGGAGCGTCCGGGAGCGCTGCTCGCCTTCCTCAATCGGGTGGCCGGGCACTGGAATATTTCCATGTTCCACTATCGCAACCACGGCGCCGCCTATGGGCGGGTGTTGATCGGTATGCAGGTGCCCAAGAAAGAGCGGGCACAGGTGCGCAAATTCCTGGATGAAATCAATTATCCCTATTGGGATGAAACCGACAATGAGGCCTATCAGTTCTTTCTGAGCTGA
- a CDS encoding cell division protein ZapA translates to MSTETVFVKILDKDYQVACPREERAALQESAELLDERMRAIKRSGSVIGLERIAVMAALNLSHELLQAKRQPQQPSLDLDQNELQRLNDKIDRSLEQFEQH, encoded by the coding sequence GTGAGCACCGAAACGGTTTTCGTAAAAATTCTGGATAAAGACTATCAGGTGGCCTGCCCCCGAGAGGAGCGCGCGGCACTGCAGGAGTCTGCTGAACTGCTCGATGAGCGCATGCGGGCCATCAAGCGCAGCGGATCGGTAATCGGGCTGGAACGGATCGCCGTGATGGCGGCCCTGAACCTGAGCCACGAATTGTTGCAGGCCAAACGCCAACCGCAACAGCCCTCGCTGGATCTGGACCAGAACGAACTGCAGCGCCTGAACGACAAAATCGATCGCAGCCTGGAGCAGTTCGAGCAGCACTGA
- a CDS encoding TIGR02449 family protein, whose product MNPVPEIMSDELLEALEAKMDRLIQVCERLQQENDELRAKANDWQRERVRLIEKNELARGRVEAMITRLKSLEADS is encoded by the coding sequence ATGAACCCGGTCCCCGAAATCATGTCCGATGAACTGCTAGAAGCCCTGGAAGCAAAGATGGATCGTCTGATCCAGGTCTGTGAACGCCTGCAGCAGGAGAACGACGAACTGCGGGCCAAAGCCAATGACTGGCAGCGGGAGCGGGTGCGTTTGATCGAGAAAAACGAGCTGGCCCGCGGCCGGGTAGAGGCCATGATTACGCGCCTGAAGAGCCTGGAGGCTGACTCGTGA
- the pepP gene encoding Xaa-Pro aminopeptidase yields the protein MKITRQEFARRRKALMEVMEPNSIAIVPSAPERQRSRDTEYPYRQDSDLHYLSGFPEPGAVLALIPGREHGEFVLFCRDRDPDREIWDGYRAGPEGACRDYGADDAFPIDDIDDILPGLLEGRERVYYAMGKDREFDRQVMDWVNSIRAKVRSGATPPGEFLDLNHFLHDLRLIKSAAELRLMRHAGEISARAHSRAMRYCQPGVMEYQLEAEILHEFAMAGARFPAYSSIVGGGKNGCILHYIENSAALKNGDLVLIDAGCEYETYAADITRTFPVNGTFSAEQRALYEWVLKAQRAAIAEIRPGNHWNRPHEVSVQVLTEGLVELGLLQGEVDELIANEAYREFYMHRVGHWLGLDVHDVGDYKIDGQWRLLEPGMVMTVEPGLYVAPDNERVARKWRGIGIRIEDDVVVTKEGCEVLTDGVPKEPDDIEALMADASRSR from the coding sequence ATGAAAATCACACGTCAGGAGTTCGCCCGTCGGCGCAAGGCGCTGATGGAGGTGATGGAACCCAACAGCATTGCCATAGTGCCCTCGGCGCCGGAACGTCAGCGCAGTCGCGATACCGAGTACCCTTACCGCCAGGACAGCGACCTGCACTACCTGAGCGGTTTTCCCGAGCCCGGCGCGGTGTTGGCACTGATTCCCGGGCGGGAGCACGGCGAATTCGTCCTGTTCTGCCGCGACCGGGACCCGGACCGGGAAATCTGGGACGGCTACCGCGCCGGACCCGAAGGTGCCTGCCGGGATTACGGCGCCGACGATGCGTTCCCCATTGATGACATCGACGATATTCTGCCGGGTCTGCTCGAAGGCCGGGAGCGGGTTTACTACGCCATGGGCAAAGATCGGGAGTTTGATCGCCAGGTCATGGACTGGGTGAACAGTATCCGTGCCAAGGTCCGCTCCGGTGCCACCCCACCCGGGGAGTTTCTCGATCTGAATCACTTTCTGCACGACCTGCGCCTGATCAAAAGTGCCGCCGAGCTGCGCCTGATGCGCCACGCCGGGGAGATTTCCGCCCGGGCGCACAGTCGCGCCATGCGCTACTGCCAGCCGGGGGTGATGGAGTATCAGCTCGAGGCGGAGATTCTGCACGAGTTTGCCATGGCCGGGGCGCGCTTCCCGGCTTACAGCAGTATTGTGGGCGGCGGTAAAAACGGCTGCATCTTGCACTATATTGAAAATAGCGCCGCACTGAAAAACGGTGACCTGGTCTTGATTGATGCCGGCTGTGAGTACGAAACCTATGCCGCGGATATCACCCGGACCTTCCCGGTCAACGGCACCTTCAGTGCGGAGCAGCGGGCTTTGTACGAATGGGTCCTCAAGGCGCAGCGAGCGGCGATTGCCGAGATCCGCCCCGGCAACCACTGGAACCGTCCCCACGAGGTGTCGGTCCAGGTGCTGACCGAAGGTCTTGTGGAGCTGGGGCTCTTGCAGGGTGAAGTGGATGAACTGATCGCCAACGAGGCCTATCGCGAATTCTATATGCATCGGGTCGGTCATTGGCTCGGGTTGGATGTGCACGATGTGGGCGACTACAAAATCGATGGCCAGTGGCGACTGTTGGAGCCGGGTATGGTCATGACCGTGGAGCCCGGACTCTATGTGGCGCCGGACAATGAGCGGGTCGCCCGGAAGTGGCGCGGCATCGGGATTCGGATCGAAGACGATGTGGTGGTGACCAAAGAGGGATGCGAGGTTCTGACCGACGGTGTGCCCAAGGAGCCGGATGACATCGAGGCACTGATGGCTGATGCATCGCGATCGCGGTAA
- a CDS encoding sugar porter family MFS transporter, with the protein MTTNATLPEQGSTLFIVLISCVATIGGFLFGFDSGVINGTVEGLQTAFNSDSAGTGLSVSSMLLGCAVGAFFAGNLADKYGRRSLLIVASVFFIVSAWGSGVAGGTVEFVIYRILGGLAVGAASVMAPAYISEVAPARYRGMLTSVQQIAIITGLTMAFFSNYLLAKFAGGSTREFWLGFETWRWMFWMELIPASIFFFALLAIPESPRYLVASGKMEKAGGVLARLYGRSTAETKVEEINTSLAKDHHRPRLSDLINKQTGKLRTIVWIGIGLAVLQQFVGINVVFYYGAVLWQAAGFSENDALAINVISGSISIAACLFTFFFVDKIGRKPLLWFGSAGMAITLGLVAYAFAGAPVNVETGNLNLSDNAGLLALIAANAYVFLFNLSWGPVMWIMLGEMFPNQIRGSGLAVAGLAQWLANFLVTWTFPILLAGIGLSAAYGIYTFFAALSVVFVLMMVHETKGKELEEMEG; encoded by the coding sequence ATGACTACAAATGCAACTCTCCCTGAACAGGGAAGTACGCTGTTTATTGTGTTGATCAGCTGCGTCGCCACTATCGGCGGCTTTCTGTTCGGTTTTGACAGCGGCGTCATCAACGGCACGGTCGAAGGCCTGCAAACCGCGTTCAACTCCGACAGTGCCGGTACCGGGTTGAGCGTGTCGTCCATGTTGCTCGGCTGCGCCGTCGGCGCCTTCTTTGCCGGTAACCTTGCGGACAAATACGGACGTCGCTCCCTGCTGATCGTCGCCTCGGTCTTTTTCATCGTGTCCGCGTGGGGCTCCGGCGTTGCTGGTGGCACTGTTGAATTTGTCATCTATCGCATTCTGGGCGGTCTCGCCGTAGGTGCCGCCAGCGTCATGGCACCGGCCTATATCAGTGAGGTGGCTCCAGCGCGCTACCGCGGTATGCTCACCTCAGTGCAGCAGATCGCCATCATCACCGGCCTGACCATGGCGTTCTTCAGCAACTACCTGTTGGCCAAATTCGCCGGCGGCTCCACCCGGGAGTTCTGGCTGGGCTTTGAAACCTGGCGCTGGATGTTCTGGATGGAATTGATCCCGGCATCTATATTTTTCTTTGCTCTTCTGGCTATTCCGGAAAGTCCCCGCTATCTGGTGGCGTCTGGAAAGATGGAGAAAGCCGGTGGCGTACTGGCCCGGTTGTATGGGCGCAGCACGGCCGAGACCAAAGTCGAAGAAATCAATACCTCCCTGGCCAAAGACCATCACCGCCCGCGGCTGTCCGACCTGATCAACAAACAGACCGGCAAGCTGCGCACCATCGTCTGGATCGGCATCGGCCTGGCGGTACTGCAGCAGTTCGTGGGCATCAATGTGGTGTTCTACTACGGTGCAGTACTCTGGCAGGCAGCGGGCTTCTCCGAAAACGACGCCCTGGCCATCAACGTCATCTCCGGCAGCATCAGCATCGCGGCCTGTCTGTTCACCTTTTTCTTTGTCGACAAAATTGGACGCAAGCCGCTGTTGTGGTTCGGCTCGGCCGGTATGGCCATCACTCTGGGCCTGGTCGCCTACGCCTTTGCCGGTGCACCGGTGAACGTGGAAACCGGCAACCTGAACTTGTCCGACAATGCCGGCCTGCTGGCCCTGATTGCGGCGAATGCTTATGTGTTCCTGTTCAACCTGTCCTGGGGCCCGGTGATGTGGATCATGCTCGGGGAGATGTTCCCGAACCAGATTCGCGGCTCTGGTCTGGCCGTTGCCGGTCTGGCCCAGTGGTTGGCCAATTTCCTGGTCACCTGGACCTTTCCGATTCTTCTTGCGGGCATTGGTTTATCCGCCGCTTACGGTATCTACACCTTCTTCGCCGCGCTCTCTGTGGTGTTCGTGTTGATGATGGTGCATGAGACCAAAGGGAAGGAATTGGAGGAGATGGAGGGGTAA
- a CDS encoding AAC(3) family N-acetyltransferase has protein sequence MNINPHLELSNLLKDLGVKPGDTLMVHASLRSLGEAMPADIVSAGLRRALGPEGTLAMPTLSYETVNAENPLFDTEETPSCVGSLSEAFRRQQGVVRSLHPTHSAAAIGPNTSDLLVGHEKDHTPCGEHSPFAILPKLGGRILFLGCDFTVNTMMHAVEEQVMPPYLLEEEPVDFILTDARGRQITNAVRCHSFKGYVQRYDRLESLLPEGAIKRGQLLAADCMLVDAQAAWDAALAAIKKDPLYFVDKE, from the coding sequence ATGAATATCAACCCCCATCTGGAACTGTCCAACCTTCTCAAAGACCTGGGTGTGAAGCCCGGGGATACCCTGATGGTGCACGCATCGCTGCGTTCACTGGGGGAGGCCATGCCCGCCGATATCGTATCGGCCGGGTTGCGCCGGGCCCTGGGGCCTGAGGGCACCTTGGCAATGCCCACGCTCAGTTATGAAACGGTCAACGCCGAAAATCCGCTGTTCGATACCGAGGAAACCCCCTCCTGTGTCGGCAGCCTGAGTGAGGCGTTCCGGCGCCAGCAGGGTGTGGTGCGCAGCCTTCACCCGACGCACTCGGCGGCGGCGATCGGTCCCAATACCTCGGACCTGCTCGTGGGCCACGAAAAGGACCACACTCCCTGCGGTGAGCATTCGCCTTTCGCCATCTTGCCGAAGCTCGGCGGCCGGATACTCTTTCTCGGGTGCGATTTCACCGTCAACACCATGATGCACGCGGTGGAAGAACAGGTGATGCCGCCGTACCTGTTGGAAGAGGAGCCTGTGGACTTCATTCTCACCGACGCCCGAGGCCGGCAGATCACCAATGCCGTTCGCTGTCACAGCTTCAAAGGCTATGTGCAACGCTACGATCGCCTGGAGTCGTTGCTGCCCGAAGGCGCCATCAAGCGTGGCCAACTGCTCGCGGCCGATTGCATGTTGGTGGATGCTCAGGCGGCCTGGGATGCGGCACTGGCCGCCATCAAAAAAGATCCTCTGTACTTCGTGGACAAGGAATAA
- the ubiH gene encoding 2-octaprenyl-6-methoxyphenyl hydroxylase → MNESLALPDYDIAIVGGGMVGSVLAGLLSASGAGWRTVLIDARSPDGLVSDHYEPHYDNRSTAISAGSADILQRLGLWSRLKAHATAITEVHVSDQGHLGGALIDAREQARDALGYVLENAWLAPTLRAAADGAPEVRVLAPAQVTGLLPGRHLSTLTLKGEGAPGTLTARLVVLADGGASDLHRRLGIEQVRRDYQQHAVIANVSFERPHRGRAYERFTPRGPLALLPLDESPQARRAALVWTLPPGEAEALRRAPEPEFLDALQRAFGWRLGRLTRVGERQSWPLALVQAQEQVRSRLVLLGNSAHYLHPVAGQGFNLSLRDAAALAAVLRRARLEGGDPGALPVLNRYVAQRAQDQRLTIQLSDKLVRVFSNRRLGLMALRHLGFVGLDFLPGVKDWFAAQTMGTAGPRAPWEPPVQRLSEMGP, encoded by the coding sequence ATGAATGAATCGCTTGCCCTGCCGGACTACGACATCGCCATTGTGGGCGGTGGCATGGTGGGGTCTGTGTTGGCCGGACTGCTGTCCGCCAGCGGTGCCGGCTGGCGGACAGTGTTGATCGACGCCCGCTCTCCCGATGGGTTGGTGAGTGATCACTACGAACCTCACTATGACAATCGCTCCACCGCCATTTCCGCTGGCAGCGCCGATATTCTGCAGCGTCTGGGGCTATGGTCTCGGCTGAAAGCCCACGCGACGGCCATCACGGAGGTGCATGTGTCCGATCAGGGGCACCTTGGCGGGGCCCTGATTGACGCCCGTGAGCAGGCCCGGGATGCCCTGGGTTACGTTCTGGAAAATGCCTGGCTGGCACCGACCCTGCGAGCGGCGGCCGATGGCGCGCCGGAGGTCAGGGTGCTGGCCCCGGCGCAGGTGACCGGCCTGTTGCCGGGGCGGCACCTGAGCACCCTCACCCTGAAGGGTGAGGGTGCCCCGGGAACGCTCACCGCGCGGCTGGTGGTGCTCGCGGACGGAGGCGCTTCCGATCTGCACCGTCGGTTGGGCATAGAGCAGGTCCGCCGCGACTATCAGCAGCATGCGGTGATTGCCAATGTCTCGTTCGAGCGACCTCACAGGGGTCGCGCCTACGAGCGCTTTACCCCCCGGGGGCCCCTGGCGCTGTTGCCGCTGGATGAAAGCCCGCAGGCCCGTCGGGCCGCGCTGGTCTGGACCCTGCCCCCGGGCGAGGCCGAGGCACTGCGCCGCGCCCCGGAGCCGGAATTTCTTGACGCCCTGCAGCGGGCCTTCGGCTGGCGTCTCGGGCGCCTGACCCGGGTCGGCGAGCGACAGTCCTGGCCGCTGGCGCTGGTTCAGGCCCAGGAGCAGGTGCGCTCGCGGTTGGTGTTGCTGGGCAACAGTGCCCACTATCTGCACCCGGTGGCAGGGCAGGGGTTCAACCTGTCACTGCGCGATGCGGCGGCCCTGGCGGCGGTCTTGCGGCGGGCGCGTCTGGAGGGAGGTGATCCCGGGGCGCTGCCCGTGCTGAATCGTTATGTGGCGCAGCGCGCCCAGGATCAGCGTCTGACCATACAGCTGAGCGATAAACTGGTGCGGGTGTTTTCCAACCGCCGTCTCGGTCTGATGGCGTTGCGTCATCTCGGGTTTGTCGGGTTGGACTTTCTGCCCGGGGTAAAAGACTGGTTTGCCGCCCAGACCATGGGCACGGCCGGGCCGCGTGCGCCCTGGGAACCTCCCGTTCAACGGCTGTCGGAGATGGGGCCATGA
- a CDS encoding DUF3301 domain-containing protein, whose product MLDLKALIWLTVLGLFIYYSWRAFQAKDRAFIAARRHCEQMQVQMLDQSVYLRKLWIKKDARGRPGLWRAFYFEFTVTGGDRYFGRVLMLGRHIQRVELDPHRLH is encoded by the coding sequence ATGCTCGATTTGAAAGCGTTGATCTGGCTGACCGTTCTGGGCCTGTTCATTTATTACAGCTGGCGCGCCTTCCAGGCGAAAGACCGGGCGTTCATCGCGGCCCGTCGTCACTGTGAACAGATGCAGGTGCAGATGCTGGACCAGAGTGTTTATCTGCGTAAGCTCTGGATCAAAAAAGACGCCCGGGGTCGCCCCGGTTTATGGCGTGCGTTCTATTTCGAGTTCACCGTCACCGGTGGTGATCGCTACTTTGGCCGGGTGTTGATGCTCGGTCGACACATCCAGCGCGTTGAGCTTGACCCCCACCGTTTGCATTGA
- a CDS encoding cold-shock protein — protein sequence MSDQLVSGVVKWFNDDKGYGFIEREGGADVFVHFRAINGSGRRTLKEGQSVTFEVTQGQKGPQAENVTPL from the coding sequence ATGTCAGATCAACTGGTATCAGGTGTTGTTAAGTGGTTCAACGACGACAAAGGTTATGGTTTCATCGAGCGTGAAGGTGGTGCAGACGTGTTTGTTCACTTTCGTGCCATTAATGGTTCAGGTCGTCGCACGTTGAAAGAAGGCCAGAGCGTCACTTTCGAAGTGACCCAGGGCCAGAAGGGACCACAGGCGGAAAACGTCACACCGCTGTAA